CATTAACAGCCACGGATTTTCTTTAAGGTTAATTTTGCAATTTTTCAGAAATAAAATTGATGCGATGAGAGTGATAAAGTAAGCTGGAATTACGACCATTGAAGCATTGGAAATCATTTTGAAAATCACGTTCTCTTCATCGGGCGGAATACTTGTCCGGAAATTAAATTCATCAAAAAGCAGAAGCTCGTTTCCGATTAAGAAACGCACATTGACAGCTCCAAGCCAGAAGATTGCTCCGAGAACTAGAAGAAATAAATATGTTTTAGCTCTTTTGTTCAGCATTAGAATATTGGAAAATAGGGTATTTGGGGGAGAATTTAAATTCCTTTTGCGCACCTGTCATTCCAGTGAAAGCTGGAATCCATATGCGAAATGTTGACCCTGAATCAAGTGACCCGGAGGGTACCCCACGGGTGACAATGTTTTATTGAATTTAAATTAAGTTTTATAGAAAGTAACTTGTTAATAAATAAAACATAGAATTTTAATAAAAATGCCAACAGAACAAACGATAAAAGATATACTTTCAAGAGTTAATGAGCCGTTTTTAAATAAGGATTTTATTTCGCTGAATTTCATTAAGAGTGTTTCGATAAACGGGGACAAATTGAATCTCACATTGATGTTATCCGATAAAGATGAAAACGTAATTAAAGAATTGATGGAGAAAATTAAGCTTGAGTTTGCAAGAGGTGCATCAGATATAAAAAACGTGAATGTGAATTTTGAATATGGATTGCTTGAGCATAAGGATGCAAAAAAATCTTCTGTGATTCCGAATGTTAAAAATACGATTGCAGTTGCGTCAGGTAAAGGCGGAGTTGGGAAGTCAACTGCGGCGGTTAATCTTGCGGTGTCGCTTGCTGAGCTTGGTCTTAAAGTAGGGTTGATTGATGCGGATATTTATGGTCCGTCGATTCCGATGATGTTCGACATAAAAGAAAAACCAAAAATGACCGAAGTTGCAGGTAAAAGAAAGCTTGTGCCGATTAAAAAATACGGAGTTGAGGTTATGTCAATTGGATTTTTGATTGAGGGTGATTCTGCTGTTGTATGGAGAGGTCCGATGGCTTCAAGCGCGCTTAAACAGTTTATGAGTGATGTTTACTGGGATAAGCTTGATGTGCTGTTATTCGATATGCCGCCGGGAACGGGGGACATACAGCTTACATTAAGCCAGACGATTCCTTTGACAGGAGCGGTTGTTGTTACGACACCGCAGGAAATTTCGCTTATTGATGCGCGAAAAGGATTTCAGATGTTTCAAAAAGTTAATGTGCCGACACTTGGTATAATCGAGAATATGAGCTATTATAATTTGCCAGATGGGCAGCGTGATTATATTTTCGGAAGAGACGGCGGGAAAAAAATGTGCGAAGAAATCGGTGTGCCTTTGCTTGGACAAATTCCGATTAACAAAAAGGTCCGTGAGGGTGGTGATGCGGGAAAGCCGATTGTTTTATCTGAGCCGCAGTCTGAGGAAGCCGGTTCATTTTTAAACATTGCCAAAACACTGGTTAAAGAAGTTAACTTAAAAAATCTTAAAGCAAACGAGAAACCAAATCTTGAGATAATCGTTTAATTGTTAATATTGAAAAGTTATTTTTAATTTAATTCTTTTGATTTTTTGCATATATTGACGTATGATTTTGAAAAAATATTATATTTTTTTAATACTTTCCCTTATTATTGCGGCATGCGGCTCGGCAGGTGGTTCTGATTCTCCATCCAATGCAGTCAAAGATTTTGTTGTGGCAATTAAAGACGGCAACCCTGCAAAAGCATGGAGTTATTTGTCTGTAGAATCAAAAAAGATGTATGATGAACAGGCAAAGAACAGGAATGAAAGCGGTCAGGAATTTTTCGTTAAAGGAATGAAAGATTCAAAGTCGCTTGGCGTGCTTGGAACCGAATTTGACGTCGTGAATGAAGTAAAAGAAGGTGATAACAAGGCAACTATTACTGTGAAAACGTTTAAAGGACAGGAAACAAAACTGTATGCAATAAAGGAAGGCGGAACGTGGTATCTTGATTATGCAAGGTCCATTGAAGAAAGCCGAAAGCTTGTGGAATAAACAGAATAAAAGATAATATACAAATGTCAGATATAACAATTGAGCGTGTTGAAGAAGTTTTAACCAATGTCCGTCCTTATTTGCAGATGGACGGCGGTGATATTGAGTTAGTAAAAATTACCGAAGATAATATAATTGAAGTTCGCTTGACCGGTGCATGCGTCGGATGCGCGATGAGTCAGATGACTTTGAGAGCGGGAGTTGAGCGTGCCTTGATGCGGGAGTTTCCGGAACTGAAAAGAGTCGAAGCAGTAATGTAAAACATAAAAGGACAAACACAATGTTTGTTCTTTTATTACTGCGATTGAATGAAAGAAAATTATTTTTCAGCATCATTTTTTAATTTCACTGAAAGTATTTCCTCCTGAAGTTATCTCAAAAAATTAAATTAGACAAATTTTTATAACTATATTGTATATAATAAAGTTAGATATATGCTTCGTAATATAAGTGAATATGCAACGATGTTGATTTTTAAAATTATATTGATTAGGTTTTAAACAGAATCGTAATATGCTCTATTGTTGGAGAATAGACCAATAAGCATATCCTAAAAAACATTGATAAATAAAATTTCAAATTAGCTTTTGCTGATTTTTAATGCAAAATTTTATTTAAAATTATTTGCATACAAATTGCTCTTATTATAATAAAAGTGGATTAGTTATTAAAAAGCAAAGAAGCCGCAGTTGAGGAACGCGGCTTTTTTGTTTTATGTATGAAATGTATGAAATTTTATTAACGTAAAAAGCATTTTATAAATATATGAAAAAAATAATGAGAAAATTAATTTTTGTTTTTATAATAGCAGTTATACTTTTCCCTTATAAGCTAAGAGCCCAGACAGAAGAATTATTGGGAAACAAACTTAGAAATGTTGTTCAGGCATATGCAGCAGCGTATTTAAAGCCTGTTAATAAAGCTTTAGGTGTTACACTTAATTCGGGAATGTATACCAACACAAAAGCATCGAATCTTGAAAATCCAATTCAGTTCAGGTTTTATGCAGGATTGAAAGCATTTGGTTTTTTTGTAAAGGATGAGGACAAAAAATTTAATTTAAGATATGTTGATACGGTGACACAGGGAGGCATTTCAACTCCGTTTGAGTTTACGACGACAAATGCACCCACATTTTTTGGTGTCAGAGATGCCGGCGTTGCAACTTATAGGGATAATTCAGGCATTCAACAATCACAGCAAACAATCGGAGGAATTTACCGTTCTGATGTTGCTCCGTTTGTACTGCTTCATCTTGAAGCGGGTTCTATTTATGGAACTGACGTTATGCTGAGATTTCTGCCTAAAGTTAAATTGGGAAAACTTGAAGATATAAGTGTTATAGGTTTTGGAATTAAACATAATGTTTCTCAATATCTTAAAACATTACCTGTTGATGTGACTGTTCAGTTTGCTCTGCAGAAAGTTGAACTGAATTCAGATAACATAAATATTGTTGATTCAGATGCAAAGGTATTTAATCTCACGGTTGCGAAGCGTTTTCTTTTTGTTGATTTATATGCAGGCGTTCAATACGATAATCTTTCAACTAAAATAAAATACAATTATCTGACATCGAATAATGTGCTTGTCCCGGTTGAATTTGAAATGGATAAAATAAATAATACGACTGGTATATTAGGTGCGGCTTTCCATCTTGGAGGAGTTTATGTAAACCTCGATGGTAATTTCGGAAAGAATATGGTACTAACTGCAGGAATCGGTTATGCCTATTAATTCAATAAATACTTAAACAAGGTCTTCTATTTTTCCCAAGTCTTTGAAACTGCTGTTTCCTGCATCAAACCCTTTTATTTTTTCACCTTCTTTGGAAAGCTTGATGTACATTTCGATAATATCTTTAAACTCAACTTTTATTTCTTTATCAAATATACGGGGTGAAATTATATGAATGCCATTGAAAGCAAAAATGAAAGCATTAGGGTCAGTTCCGTCAGGTTTTAATCCGGTTTCAGACCACTTGGCGCGCTTTAATAAATTCATATTTTCATCAAATCCCAGATAACGAGATGTTTTCCTTTTTTGAACAAGAAGCATTGCAAGAGGTTTTTCTTTTTCCCACTCTTCCCGCATAAGATTTAAATCAAAATCAGTATCAATATCTGCGTTAATTACCCAGAAGTAATCGGAGTTTTTCAAATATTCTTCCACGTTTAAAATTCCACCGCCTGTTCCGAGAATTTTATCTTCGCTTACGAGAATAATTTTTACGCCGAAGTTGTTTTCATTGAAAAAACTTTCCATCTTGCCGGCGAAATGGTGCGCATTAACAATAATTTCATCGACTCCCAATTTTTTAAGCCGTTCAATCTGATGGACTACCATTGGTTTGCCCTTGTACTCGACAAGCGCTTTGGGGATGTTATCAGTTAAAGGTTTCAGGCGTGTTCCGAATCCTGCACCTAAAATCATTCCTTTTTGTTTCATATTTTGTTGAAGAATTTATTAATTTAATTCTGGAAACAAAATTTTGAATTCATTCTTCCCCCAATTTAGAGAATCCAAAATATGAGTTTATTTACTAAAATAATATTTTTAAAATTAATAATTACAGTAATAATTAATGATTGAACCAGAACCGGAAATAGAAACAAAGGTTGACCCGAAACTGAAT
The DNA window shown above is from Ignavibacteria bacterium and carries:
- the apbC gene encoding iron-sulfur cluster carrier protein ApbC, coding for MPTEQTIKDILSRVNEPFLNKDFISLNFIKSVSINGDKLNLTLMLSDKDENVIKELMEKIKLEFARGASDIKNVNVNFEYGLLEHKDAKKSSVIPNVKNTIAVASGKGGVGKSTAAVNLAVSLAELGLKVGLIDADIYGPSIPMMFDIKEKPKMTEVAGKRKLVPIKKYGVEVMSIGFLIEGDSAVVWRGPMASSALKQFMSDVYWDKLDVLLFDMPPGTGDIQLTLSQTIPLTGAVVVTTPQEISLIDARKGFQMFQKVNVPTLGIIENMSYYNLPDGQRDYIFGRDGGKKMCEEIGVPLLGQIPINKKVREGGDAGKPIVLSEPQSEEAGSFLNIAKTLVKEVNLKNLKANEKPNLEIIV
- a CDS encoding DUF4878 domain-containing protein, which codes for MILKKYYIFLILSLIIAACGSAGGSDSPSNAVKDFVVAIKDGNPAKAWSYLSVESKKMYDEQAKNRNESGQEFFVKGMKDSKSLGVLGTEFDVVNEVKEGDNKATITVKTFKGQETKLYAIKEGGTWYLDYARSIEESRKLVE
- a CDS encoding NifU family protein → MSDITIERVEEVLTNVRPYLQMDGGDIELVKITEDNIIEVRLTGACVGCAMSQMTLRAGVERALMREFPELKRVEAVM
- a CDS encoding DUF6588 family protein; protein product: MRKLIFVFIIAVILFPYKLRAQTEELLGNKLRNVVQAYAAAYLKPVNKALGVTLNSGMYTNTKASNLENPIQFRFYAGLKAFGFFVKDEDKKFNLRYVDTVTQGGISTPFEFTTTNAPTFFGVRDAGVATYRDNSGIQQSQQTIGGIYRSDVAPFVLLHLEAGSIYGTDVMLRFLPKVKLGKLEDISVIGFGIKHNVSQYLKTLPVDVTVQFALQKVELNSDNINIVDSDAKVFNLTVAKRFLFVDLYAGVQYDNLSTKIKYNYLTSNNVLVPVEFEMDKINNTTGILGAAFHLGGVYVNLDGNFGKNMVLTAGIGYAY
- a CDS encoding sugar phosphate nucleotidyltransferase codes for the protein MKQKGMILGAGFGTRLKPLTDNIPKALVEYKGKPMVVHQIERLKKLGVDEIIVNAHHFAGKMESFFNENNFGVKIILVSEDKILGTGGGILNVEEYLKNSDYFWVINADIDTDFDLNLMREEWEKEKPLAMLLVQKRKTSRYLGFDENMNLLKRAKWSETGLKPDGTDPNAFIFAFNGIHIISPRIFDKEIKVEFKDIIEMYIKLSKEGEKIKGFDAGNSSFKDLGKIEDLV